Genomic DNA from Candidatus Dormiibacterota bacterium:
CTCGGGGTGATGGTGAATCAGTGGGCGCCGTGGCGCGACAGCAGCGCGGGAAGGGTGCGCGCCAGGATGGAGAGGTCCATCCGCAGCGACCAGTTGGCGACGTAGAAGAGGTCGTACCGGACGTAGTCGTCGAAGGCCAGCTCGTGACGGCCGTTGACCTGCCAGAGCCCGGTGACCCCGGGCCGGACGAGCAGCCGGGCGTGCAGCCGGGCGTCGTAGTGCTCGGTCTCGCTGGGAAGCGCCGGCCGGGGGCCGACCAGGCTCATGTCACCGCGGAGCACGTTGAGCAGCTGCGGAAGCTCGTCGAGCCCGAGGCTGCGCAGCGTGCGCCCCAGGGGGTGGACGCGCGGGTCGTCGCGCAGCTTGAAGAGGATGCCGTCGGCCTGGTTGGCGGAGCCCACCTCGGCGAGCAGCGCCTCGGCGCCGACCACCATCGAGCGGAACTTGTACATGCGGAAGGGGCGGCCCTCCCGGCCGACGCGCTCCTGCACGAACATCACCGGGCCCGGGCTGGTGCGCCTGATGGCCAGCGCGATGGCGCCCATGAGCGGTGCCGCCGCCACCATCAGGAGCGCACTGCCGCAGATGTCGAGGGCGCGCTTGACCGCGGCGTTGCGCCGTCCCAGCCGGTGGCGCCGCAGGGCGAGCAGGGTCAGCCCGTCGATGCGCGCGAGCGCGACCCGCGAGGCGTCCATGTCGGACAGCCCCGGAGAGAGGATGACGTCCACGTCCAGCGGCTGCAGCGCCCGCTGCACCGCGATCAGGTTCTCGGCGGTGACGGTGGCGGCAACGATCACCGCGCCGGCATCGTTCTCACGCACCGCGTCGGCGATGA
This window encodes:
- a CDS encoding sugar transferase: MNTDVDTRPSSQREARGLIEISVPAAPLRTRARHAVPPRSVAARRDALLGAILVLGDLLTVGAVYALALTPRVERSVLRHLSLHAGSARDVYVTLPIWIGVLACCGLYWRSRRIHLELRRLVEAVSFSLAAVVVVVLVMDIDVTAGWVAVVWCTCVPTLALWRIGASKVIRRLNAAGVTGRRVLVVGVDAESRALVRTLTRQPWRGYAVAGFVDVPGGGFGGTIDGHPVWSSLDLIADAVRENDAGAVIVAATVTAENLIAVQRALQPLDVDVILSPGLSDMDASRVALARIDGLTLLALRRHRLGRRNAAVKRALDICGSALLMVAAAPLMGAIALAIRRTSPGPVMFVQERVGREGRPFRMYKFRSMVVGAEALLAEVGSANQADGILFKLRDDPRVHPLGRTLRSLGLDELPQLLNVLRGDMSLVGPRPALPSETEHYDARLHARLLVRPGVTGLWQVNGRHELAFDDYVRYDLFYVANWSLRMDLSILARTLPALLSRHGAH